One Arthrobacter sp. StoSoilB19 DNA window includes the following coding sequences:
- a CDS encoding IS30 family transposase — MLGVSRVIGTRLRNQRAQQPRASLKPPSGRYLCLRERLQMADLLRLGCSLRQIGRELGRHASTIKRELDRHRDPRGRYLPHIADHEARSQRRRPRDRKLHANPRLHALVQTKLTSHWSPEQICGWLALEFPAEPALRLCPETIYQALLFGDHGGLRTAGKPRLRTGRKIRKHRWRTGSGHGSVVKNMTMIHERPPEVDAKEEAGHWEGDLIVGVGSASAMVTLRERKTHYGIIINLPHGHTAAQTNQAIIAAFSGLPAHLKQTLTWDQGVEMARHQELAAATGLRIYFAERSSPWQRGANENFNGLARQYFPKGTDLSVHSEVHVKQVCVELNSRPRKSLGYLTPAAIFQFSTDG; from the coding sequence ATGTTGGGCGTGAGCAGGGTTATCGGGACAAGGCTTCGGAACCAGAGGGCGCAACAGCCACGGGCCAGCCTCAAACCACCATCGGGCAGGTACTTGTGCCTGCGCGAGAGGCTTCAAATGGCGGACCTGCTCCGCTTGGGATGTTCTCTGCGGCAAATTGGCAGGGAGCTGGGGAGGCATGCCTCGACCATCAAACGGGAGCTTGACCGGCACCGTGATCCCCGGGGGCGCTACTTGCCCCATATCGCCGATCACGAAGCGCGCAGCCAGCGACGTCGGCCGAGGGATCGGAAATTGCACGCTAATCCACGCCTGCACGCACTGGTGCAAACAAAGCTAACCAGTCACTGGTCGCCGGAGCAGATCTGCGGGTGGTTGGCGCTGGAATTTCCCGCTGAACCAGCGCTGCGGCTCTGTCCGGAGACAATCTACCAAGCACTATTGTTCGGCGATCATGGCGGGCTAAGAACGGCTGGCAAGCCACGCCTGCGCACAGGGCGAAAGATTCGTAAGCACCGCTGGCGGACAGGATCAGGTCATGGTTCCGTCGTGAAGAACATGACGATGATTCACGAAAGACCGCCAGAGGTTGATGCCAAAGAAGAGGCCGGCCACTGGGAAGGTGACCTCATCGTGGGGGTTGGTTCCGCATCCGCTATGGTCACCTTACGGGAACGAAAGACCCACTACGGAATCATCATCAACCTTCCGCACGGACACACCGCAGCGCAGACCAACCAAGCGATCATCGCTGCCTTCTCAGGCTTGCCGGCTCACCTGAAGCAGACACTGACTTGGGACCAAGGCGTGGAAATGGCCCGTCATCAGGAATTAGCGGCCGCTACCGGACTGCGGATCTACTTCGCGGAGCGGTCCAGCCCCTGGCAACGCGGCGCGAATGAGAACTTTAATGGCCTCGCGCGCCAATACTTCCCAAAGGGTACGGATCTCTCCGTCCATTCAGAGGTCCACGTCAAACAGGTCTGCGTCGAGCTGAACAGCAGGCCACGCAAAAGCCTCGGCTACCTCACTCCGGCAGCAATCTTTCAATTCTCGACGGACGGATAG
- a CDS encoding GNAT family N-acetyltransferase has product MNLTPLPDVRAEQGSASARDAAGIWARATALRDQLPVIPAVDDKLPGIESALALDGALLLMARTGDRAMAFSIVVPRLDVLEVLYLAVDPEAWGNGLARQLLDHVRRHSLDVQISMELWVIADNTRAIASYESAGWIPTSDVKVRNSPGRPERRYILSP; this is encoded by the coding sequence ATGAACCTAACACCACTTCCAGACGTTCGTGCGGAGCAGGGAAGCGCGTCCGCACGGGACGCGGCCGGAATCTGGGCTCGCGCTACCGCTCTGCGGGATCAACTCCCCGTAATTCCAGCGGTCGACGACAAACTGCCGGGTATTGAATCAGCGCTTGCCCTTGACGGGGCGCTGCTACTAATGGCCCGTACTGGTGATCGCGCGATGGCGTTCTCGATCGTCGTTCCTCGACTGGATGTTTTGGAAGTGCTCTATCTAGCAGTTGACCCGGAAGCCTGGGGCAACGGTCTTGCGCGCCAACTCCTTGATCATGTCCGACGCCACTCGCTGGACGTGCAGATTTCTATGGAGCTTTGGGTTATCGCTGACAACACGAGAGCCATCGCCTCCTACGAAAGTGCCGGCTGGATTCCAACGTCCGACGTTAAGGTTCGCAACTCGCCGGGCCGGCCGGAACGACGCTACATCCTGTCCCCGTAA
- a CDS encoding antibiotic biosynthesis monooxygenase — protein sequence MILEHAILPVRTGSESDFEEAFRVARPLISRQPGFRSLSISRSIESPNLYLLLVEWDSMEAHTDGFRGSADYEQWKGLLHHFYDPFPVVEHFTTVR from the coding sequence GTGATTCTGGAGCACGCGATCCTCCCCGTCCGTACCGGCAGCGAGTCGGATTTCGAAGAGGCATTCCGGGTGGCGCGACCTCTGATCAGCAGGCAGCCGGGGTTCCGCAGTCTTTCGATTTCGCGGTCGATCGAGTCCCCAAACCTGTACCTTCTCCTCGTTGAGTGGGATTCGATGGAAGCTCACACCGACGGCTTCCGTGGGTCCGCCGACTACGAGCAATGGAAGGGCCTGCTGCACCATTTCTACGACCCGTTCCCGGTCGTTGAGCACTTCACAACGGTGCGGTAG
- a CDS encoding dihydrofolate reductase family protein gives MRNLTFAMNMSVDGYIAAPGDNLGWGVPSDELFQWWSDRVAVTGLALYGRKLWETMSSHWPTADQQPGATPAQIEFAHRWREMPKAVFSSTISTVGWNTRLVTGDAVTEITRLKAGDGGAMDISGATLAGAAMRAGLIDDYVLVTHPVLVGGGTPFFTALDNWVNLSLVETRPFPDGVLLTRYETRR, from the coding sequence ATGCGCAACCTCACCTTCGCCATGAACATGAGCGTGGATGGCTACATTGCCGCGCCCGGGGACAACCTCGGCTGGGGCGTACCGAGCGACGAGCTGTTCCAATGGTGGTCGGACCGGGTTGCGGTGACCGGGCTGGCGCTGTACGGGCGCAAACTGTGGGAGACCATGAGCTCCCACTGGCCGACTGCCGACCAGCAGCCTGGCGCCACACCGGCGCAGATCGAGTTCGCCCACCGCTGGCGGGAGATGCCGAAGGCAGTGTTCTCCTCGACTATCAGCACGGTCGGCTGGAACACCCGCCTGGTCACCGGCGACGCGGTCACCGAAATCACCCGGCTCAAGGCCGGCGACGGCGGCGCCATGGACATCAGCGGTGCCACACTCGCCGGGGCGGCCATGCGGGCCGGGCTGATCGACGACTACGTGCTCGTCACCCATCCGGTCCTGGTGGGCGGCGGCACGCCGTTCTTCACCGCCCTGGACAACTGGGTAAACCTGAGCCTGGTGGAGACCCGGCCGTTTCCCGACGGCGTGCTGCTGACCAGGTACGAGACCAGGCGCTGA
- a CDS encoding Ig-like domain-containing protein, producing the protein MLVVLAALAVPVPASAATGDVGVEGPSHTGTDSPTGTKRATSSLWFTDGSWWGNLWSSATSDFHIFRFNAATGSWVDTGVATDPRPSTHHDVLWDGKTLYVASYRFVNDELPAEPNYPTTLRRYSYDSSTKKYSLLSSTQINNSKVEVLTIDKDTTGRVWATWQQGNRIYLNVTATDGKTWGTPFQHPASMSNVSVDDTSAVIAFDGKMGVMWSRQVGDSTDGMYWSYHVDGASTTSWSTPVAAVSGQSSSDDHMNLKWLDSSGGRVFAAIKTSYTSASQPLIQLLALSGTTWSAHTIATVAECPNRVIVMIDESTQRLRTFATYPKPSGTTDAGVCTSTGGAIYEKSTPLDKISFTTTKTARIVDADQYVHNVTSTKQNLNSADRGTANSGLLVLADANATSRYWHYYDPTGGGSTDTAAPTVTATSPAAGATGVAVAANVTGTFSEAMTASTITANTFTLKTGTTTVPAAVSYNSTDKVATLNPSADLAAGSTYTATITGGVAGVKDAAGNPLASDRTWTFTTAAPAPAQTPIAVKAASLNGGLGAATTPEIYGLKDNGGYQCFERGCILYSPATGAHISVGAIRSLWAATGFETGGLGYPVTDEVGGLRDGGVYQNYQGGAIIWSPATGAHISVGAIRSLWAATGFENGGLGYPVTDEVGGLRDGGVYQNYQGGAIIWSPATGAHISVGGIRSIWASTGFESGRLGYPTSNEYATGNDGSVAQNYQGGVIHWSPTRSYISWF; encoded by the coding sequence ATGTTGGTTGTGCTGGCTGCTCTGGCAGTGCCGGTCCCGGCGTCGGCTGCCACCGGTGATGTTGGCGTTGAAGGTCCATCGCATACAGGAACGGACAGTCCCACGGGCACCAAGCGGGCCACCAGTTCGCTGTGGTTCACCGACGGCTCCTGGTGGGGCAACCTGTGGAGTTCGGCCACGTCGGATTTCCACATCTTCAGGTTCAATGCCGCGACGGGTTCCTGGGTGGATACGGGTGTGGCAACTGATCCCCGCCCAAGCACCCACCACGACGTGTTGTGGGACGGGAAGACGCTGTATGTGGCCAGCTACCGGTTCGTTAACGACGAGCTGCCGGCTGAGCCCAACTACCCCACAACATTGCGCCGCTACAGCTATGACTCGAGCACCAAAAAGTACAGCCTGCTGAGTTCCACCCAGATCAACAACTCCAAAGTTGAGGTCCTGACCATCGATAAGGACACCACTGGCAGGGTCTGGGCCACGTGGCAGCAGGGAAACAGGATCTACCTCAACGTGACCGCCACGGACGGCAAAACGTGGGGAACCCCCTTCCAGCATCCGGCATCGATGAGCAACGTCTCCGTGGATGACACGTCGGCCGTTATCGCGTTCGACGGGAAGATGGGCGTCATGTGGAGCCGGCAGGTCGGCGACTCCACCGATGGCATGTACTGGAGCTACCACGTCGACGGCGCCTCGACCACGTCCTGGAGCACCCCCGTTGCGGCAGTTTCGGGCCAGAGCAGCAGCGATGACCATATGAATCTGAAGTGGCTGGACTCCTCGGGTGGCAGGGTTTTCGCCGCTATCAAGACGTCCTACACGTCAGCATCGCAGCCCCTGATACAGCTCCTGGCACTCAGTGGAACCACGTGGTCGGCGCACACGATCGCAACCGTGGCGGAGTGTCCCAACCGCGTGATCGTGATGATTGACGAGAGCACCCAGCGGCTGCGTACTTTCGCCACCTATCCGAAACCTAGCGGCACGACGGATGCCGGTGTCTGCACCAGTACGGGAGGCGCGATCTACGAGAAGTCCACGCCGCTGGACAAGATCAGCTTCACCACCACCAAGACAGCCCGCATCGTGGACGCCGACCAATATGTGCACAACGTGACCTCGACCAAACAAAACCTCAACAGTGCCGACCGTGGCACGGCGAACAGCGGCCTGCTGGTGCTTGCGGATGCGAATGCGACCAGCCGGTACTGGCACTACTACGATCCGACCGGCGGCGGCAGCACTGATACGGCAGCCCCCACCGTGACGGCGACGTCTCCCGCTGCCGGTGCCACGGGTGTGGCAGTGGCGGCGAACGTGACCGGGACGTTCTCGGAGGCCATGACTGCCTCGACGATTACAGCGAACACGTTCACCTTGAAGACGGGGACGACGACGGTGCCGGCCGCCGTGTCGTACAACAGCACAGACAAAGTGGCCACATTGAACCCCAGTGCCGACCTGGCGGCCGGTTCGACGTACACGGCAACCATCACGGGCGGCGTGGCCGGGGTAAAGGATGCAGCAGGCAATCCTCTGGCATCGGACAGGACGTGGACCTTCACCACGGCTGCGCCCGCACCCGCGCAGACTCCCATTGCGGTGAAGGCGGCGTCACTCAACGGTGGGCTGGGAGCAGCCACCACCCCGGAGATCTACGGCCTGAAGGACAACGGCGGATACCAGTGTTTTGAACGCGGATGCATCCTCTACTCGCCGGCAACAGGGGCCCACATCTCGGTGGGGGCGATCCGCAGTCTTTGGGCGGCCACGGGGTTTGAAACCGGCGGGCTGGGATACCCGGTCACCGACGAAGTGGGCGGGCTCAGGGACGGCGGGGTGTACCAGAACTACCAGGGCGGCGCCATCATCTGGTCGCCGGCAACAGGGGCCCACATCTCGGTGGGGGCGATCCGCAGTCTTTGGGCGGCCACGGGGTTTGAAAACGGTGGGCTGGGATACCCGGTCACCGACGAAGTGGGCGGGCTCAGGGACGGCGGGGTGTACCAGAACTACCAGGGCGGCGCCATCATCTGGTCGCCGGCAACAGGGGCCCACATCTCCGTTGGCGGCATCCGTTCAATCTGGGCCTCCACAGGGTTTGAATCCGGCCGCCTCGGATACCCCACCAGTAACGAATACGCGACGGGCAATGACGGAAGCGTGGCCCAGAACTACCAGGGCGGCGTTATTCACTGGAGCCCGACCCGGTCCTACATCTCATGGTTCTGA
- a CDS encoding VOC family protein, whose product MPIKLENVGIAVRDLDAAIAFFTDLGLTVLGRQTVSGEWADTAVGLDGNHAKIAMLQTPDGHGRLELFEYIHPAAIETPPTLPNEIGMHRVAFSVEDIDAALEIAATHGCHPLRGVATYEDVYKLTYVRGPSGIIVMLAEELKKG is encoded by the coding sequence ATGCCCATCAAGCTGGAAAACGTCGGCATAGCCGTCCGCGACCTTGACGCGGCCATCGCGTTCTTTACCGATCTCGGACTCACCGTCCTGGGCCGGCAGACGGTCAGTGGAGAGTGGGCGGACACCGCCGTGGGCCTTGACGGGAACCACGCCAAAATCGCCATGCTCCAAACCCCGGACGGACACGGCCGCCTTGAGCTCTTCGAGTACATCCACCCCGCGGCGATCGAGACTCCACCCACGTTGCCCAACGAGATCGGCATGCACCGCGTCGCATTCTCAGTGGAGGACATCGACGCAGCACTTGAAATCGCGGCGACGCACGGCTGCCACCCCCTGCGCGGTGTGGCCACCTACGAAGACGTCTACAAGCTGACCTACGTCCGGGGGCCCAGCGGCATCATCGTAATGCTCGCCGAGGAACTGAAGAAGGGCTGA
- a CDS encoding DUF808 domain-containing protein, translated as MSGGLVALLDDVAALARIAAASVDDVAAGAAKAGAKAAGVVIDDAAVTPQYVSGSDPSRELPMIKKIFWGSIRNKLLIILPALLLISAFVPGIIPFILMLGGTYLCYEGAEKVWHKLRGGHEEDGDTPAVDRGHDAEAKVVKGAITTDFILSCEIMVISMNEVAAESIWVRAFILVMVAFAITVLVYGAVALIVKMDDIGVHLAAKDSPRAKRLGHLLVRGMPAVLTTITLVGTIAMLWVGGHIMVQGAHDLGWHAPYDLIHALEHPVAGVAVVGGFLAWLVDTLCSAVIGLAWGLLILAVVGPLLKVLPFGKAKGGHDEHAETTRAEAPGPKKHDA; from the coding sequence GTGAGCGGCGGCCTGGTTGCCCTGCTCGATGACGTTGCGGCCCTGGCCCGGATTGCGGCCGCCTCGGTGGACGACGTCGCGGCCGGCGCCGCCAAGGCTGGGGCCAAGGCCGCGGGCGTCGTGATCGACGACGCCGCCGTCACCCCGCAGTATGTGTCGGGCTCGGACCCGTCCCGTGAACTGCCGATGATCAAGAAGATCTTTTGGGGCTCCATCCGGAACAAACTCCTGATCATCCTCCCGGCCCTGCTGCTCATCAGCGCGTTCGTCCCGGGAATCATCCCGTTCATCCTCATGCTGGGCGGCACCTACCTCTGCTACGAGGGCGCAGAAAAGGTCTGGCACAAACTCCGCGGCGGCCACGAAGAGGACGGGGATACTCCGGCGGTGGACCGCGGGCACGATGCAGAGGCCAAGGTGGTCAAGGGCGCCATCACCACGGACTTCATCCTGTCCTGCGAAATCATGGTCATCTCCATGAACGAGGTTGCCGCCGAGTCCATCTGGGTCCGCGCATTCATCCTGGTCATGGTCGCGTTCGCCATCACGGTGCTTGTCTATGGCGCGGTTGCACTCATCGTCAAGATGGACGACATCGGGGTCCATCTGGCTGCCAAGGACTCTCCCCGCGCCAAGCGCCTTGGGCATCTGCTGGTGAGGGGCATGCCCGCCGTGCTGACCACCATTACCTTGGTGGGAACAATCGCCATGCTGTGGGTGGGCGGGCACATCATGGTGCAGGGGGCACACGACCTCGGCTGGCATGCACCCTATGACCTGATCCATGCACTCGAGCACCCGGTGGCCGGGGTTGCGGTTGTGGGCGGCTTCCTGGCTTGGCTGGTCGACACCCTGTGCTCGGCAGTTATCGGTCTCGCCTGGGGCCTGTTAATCCTGGCAGTCGTAGGACCGCTGCTGAAAGTACTGCCGTTCGGCAAGGCCAAGGGCGGCCACGACGAGCACGCGGAAACGACCCGGGCCGAGGCCCCTGGCCCGAAGAAGCATGACGCCTGA
- a CDS encoding spore photoproduct lyase family protein, with translation MEFDRLLQIRRIYAQPAALELPRGQEIVARWPDADVVLVENHWNIPDVHGDETNVPRWSRIKTEALVLGVKKSLAVKPNGRSADFIAPSTANGCAMACAYCYVPRHKGYSNPVTVFANIGQIAGAIERHAVRQGIKLEPNQCDPELWVYDIGENSDCSVDALISDNVEELVTLFRELPNAKLSFATKFVNPAMLDWEHGGHTRIRFSLMPADLAKSIDVRTSPVAERMAAINDFVEAGYQVHVNFSPVIITDTWLSDWEQLLRQLDSTLTPAAKEQLAAEVIFLTHNDQLHQVNLGWHPQAEDVLWRPDLQEAKVSSNGFSNVRYRARAKAGYVRQLTTLMGKLTPYCRIRYAF, from the coding sequence ATGGAATTCGATCGGCTGCTCCAGATCCGGCGCATCTACGCCCAGCCTGCCGCGTTGGAGCTGCCCCGGGGACAGGAGATCGTGGCACGCTGGCCGGATGCCGACGTCGTACTGGTCGAAAACCATTGGAACATTCCGGACGTGCATGGTGACGAAACCAACGTCCCGCGCTGGTCCCGGATCAAGACAGAAGCGCTGGTCCTTGGCGTCAAGAAGTCGCTGGCCGTCAAGCCCAATGGGCGGTCAGCAGACTTCATCGCACCCTCCACAGCCAACGGCTGCGCCATGGCCTGCGCCTACTGCTACGTGCCGCGCCACAAGGGCTACAGCAATCCGGTCACGGTCTTCGCCAACATTGGCCAGATCGCCGGAGCCATTGAGCGGCACGCCGTCCGCCAGGGGATCAAGCTGGAGCCCAACCAGTGCGACCCGGAACTCTGGGTCTACGACATCGGCGAAAACAGTGACTGCTCGGTCGATGCACTGATCAGCGACAACGTGGAGGAGCTTGTCACGCTTTTCCGCGAACTGCCCAATGCGAAGCTGTCCTTTGCCACCAAGTTCGTCAACCCGGCAATGCTGGACTGGGAGCACGGCGGGCACACCCGGATCCGCTTTTCGCTGATGCCCGCGGACCTGGCGAAGTCCATTGACGTCCGGACGTCGCCGGTGGCGGAGCGGATGGCCGCCATCAACGACTTTGTTGAGGCCGGCTACCAGGTGCATGTGAACTTCTCCCCCGTCATCATCACCGACACCTGGCTCTCGGACTGGGAGCAGCTGCTGCGCCAACTCGATTCGACCCTGACGCCGGCGGCCAAGGAGCAGCTGGCCGCGGAAGTCATTTTCCTGACGCACAATGACCAGCTGCACCAGGTCAACCTGGGCTGGCATCCGCAGGCTGAAGACGTCCTGTGGCGTCCCGATCTCCAGGAAGCCAAGGTCTCGTCGAACGGTTTCAGCAACGTCCGGTACCGGGCGCGGGCGAAGGCGGGGTACGTCCGGCAGCTCACCACACTGATGGGGAAGTTAACTCCCTACTGCCGCATCCGCTACGCGTTCTAG